In the genome of Luteitalea pratensis, the window GCAACGTCTGGCGCACGGTCACCTTCCCGGCTGTCACCACCGCCCATATCCGCGTCCTGGTCACCGATGCCCTCGGCGCCTACAGCCGCCTCACTGAAGTCGAAGCCTACTGAACTGGTAGCCCTTCCATCAGGTCCGTAACACGCCAGGGCCGCGTGCTCACACAAACGTAATGAGCACGCGGCCCTGGCCTACTCTTGACGGCACCATCTATAGTTATCAGCGCAGTAATGCCTCTGAATGCCTAAATGACACATGTTTAAAGCCAATTGTGTCTATCACAATGTTATGAAGAGCTGGAGTCAAGTGCGTAAAGCGTAATTTATACGTCGCTTTTTCGACAGCCCACTCGCTCGACTGACCATGCAATTTCTGTAAGTTGTTGAAAACACAAGAGCGAAAGATTGGATCGGCGCATGCACATAGGGCAAGGCAAGCGTGCCTCCCCGCGTGCACACAACAAGCCCATGTCCAAACTATTCGCCCTCTCTCTAGTCCTCGGCATCGTTGCCACCACTGCTGCGGTCCCTGCCGCTGCGCAAACCGTTCCTGACCTGCTCGTGGCGCCCCAGGCGTCATCGGCGGCCAGTCGCCGCGACGTCCCGGCGCGCCGCGTGCGCAAGGCGCGGCTCAACCCTCTGGCGCTCGATTCAGCCACCATGCGCCTGCACCTGTTCGACGACGTGCAGCCGACGATGAAGCGGAAGAAGCTGAGTCGCCCGTCGTCAGACACGATGGTCTGGGTGGGCGATAGTGAGAACGGTGCACAAGCGGTGCTGGCCGTGGTGCGTGGCGTGCTCACCGGCACCGTCTTCGCCGACAGCCGCACGTTCGAGATCAGCATCGATCCCGACGGGCAGTACAGCGTCGCCGAACTGGATCCCGGCGCCTTCCCCACCGACGATCCCGTCGTCGATGATGTGCGGTTCGAGATTCTCAATGTGCCGGACGGCTTCGTCGAGGACGCTGCGAGCGTGGCCGCGCCGACGGTCGCGTCAGTCCTCAGCGGAACGCCGGTGCAGATAGACGTGATGATCGTCTGGACGCCGCGGACCGAAGCCGCAGCAGGCGGTCAGGCGGCCATGGAAAGCCTGGCCCTCGCGTCGGTCGAGAACGCGAACCTGGTCTACGCCAACAGCGGCGTGAACGCGCAGCTCAGGCTGGTGTATGGGGCCAAGGTGAACTGGGTCGAGACCGACATCACCAACGACCTGTATGCGGTGCGCGGTACCGGTGATGGCAAGCTCGAGGAAGTCCACACGCTGCGCACGCAGTACGGCGCCGACGTGGTGAGCCTGATTGGCGAAGGCTATGTCTCCGCGGGGGCCTGCGGCATCGGCAGTCTGATGAGCACGGTGAGCACCTCGTTTGCCAGCAATGCCTTCAACGTCGTCGACCGCACCTGCGCGGTCGGCAATCTGTCGTACGCACACGAGGTCGGCCACAACGAGGGCCTGCACCACGACCCGGCCAACGCGAGCAGCACGCCGTCAGCTCCTTACGCATACGGGTACCAGGATCCATCGGGCTTCTTCCGCACCGTGATGTCGTACGGCGGCGCGACGCGTATCCCCTACCTGTCGAGCCCGGCCAATCAGTACAACGGCATCGTGACCGGTACGCCGAGCCAGGACAACGTCCGCGCCCTGAACGCGACGATCGGCACGGTCGCTGCCTTCAAGAGCACCAGCGGCGGAACCACCACGGCGCCACCGCCGGCGCCCACGCCTACCCCATGCACCTACAGCGTCT includes:
- a CDS encoding reprolysin-like metallopeptidase, which encodes MSKLFALSLVLGIVATTAAVPAAAQTVPDLLVAPQASSAASRRDVPARRVRKARLNPLALDSATMRLHLFDDVQPTMKRKKLSRPSSDTMVWVGDSENGAQAVLAVVRGVLTGTVFADSRTFEISIDPDGQYSVAELDPGAFPTDDPVVDDVRFEILNVPDGFVEDAASVAAPTVASVLSGTPVQIDVMIVWTPRTEAAAGGQAAMESLALASVENANLVYANSGVNAQLRLVYGAKVNWVETDITNDLYAVRGTGDGKLEEVHTLRTQYGADVVSLIGEGYVSAGACGIGSLMSTVSTSFASNAFNVVDRTCAVGNLSYAHEVGHNEGLHHDPANASSTPSAPYAYGYQDPSGFFRTVMSYGGATRIPYLSSPANQYNGIVTGTPSQDNVRALNATIGTVAAFKSTSGGTTTAPPPAPTPTPCTYSVSTTSLTFPSAGGSKSVTVTAPSGCSWSTANDSASTWVNLNTAGGSGSGSVTVTAAANTGSARSATVTIAGKTVAVSESAVKTRGRK